A window from Gossypium raimondii isolate GPD5lz chromosome 7, ASM2569854v1, whole genome shotgun sequence encodes these proteins:
- the LOC105767891 gene encoding vacuolar protein sorting-associated protein 2 homolog 3: MNIFSKKPNPKEALRESKREMTRATRGIEKEIGALQSEEKKLVAEIKRTAKTGNEAATKTLARQLVRLRQQIAKLQSSRAQMRGISTHTQAMHAQSSVAIGMKGATKAMSAMNKQMAPEKQAKIIREFQRQSSQMDMTTEMMSDAIDDALDNDEAEDETEDLTNQVLDEIGVDVASQLSSAPRGRIAGKNTEAVSSSGVDELEKRLAALRNP; encoded by the exons ATGAACATCTTCAGCAAAAAACCTAATCCCAAAG AGGCTCTTCGTGAGAGTAAGAGAGAAATGACGCGTGCAACTAGAG GTATAGAGAAGGAAATAGGAGCCCTGCAATCAGAG GAAAAGAAACTTGTTGCTGAAATTAAAAGAACCGCTAAAACCGGGAATGAG GCTGCGACCAAAACTTTAGCCCGACAGCTGGTTAGGCTTAGGCAGCAGATAGCTAAGTTACAAAGTAGTCGAGCTCAAATGAGAGGCATTTCAACTCATACACAG GCAATGCATGCTCAATCTTCAGTTGCCATTGGCATGAAAGGTGCCACCAAGGCAATGTCAGCTATGAATAAG CAAATGGCCCCTGAAAAACAAGCTAAGATTATTCGGGAATTTCAGAGGCAGTCTTCACAGATGGATATGACT ACTGAAATGATGTCAGATGCCATAGATGATGCTCTTGACAATGATGAGGCAGAAGATGAGACTGAGGACCTTACCAATCAG gTTCTAGATGAAATTGGTGTTGATGTTGCCTCACAG TTGTCATCAGCTCCAAGAGGTAGGATTGCAGGAAAGAACACTGAAGCCGTCAGCAG CTCGGGTGTTGATGAGCTCGAGAAGCGGTTGGCAGCTCTTAGAAATCCATga